In a single window of the Aridibaculum aurantiacum genome:
- a CDS encoding cupin domain-containing protein, whose translation MVNNQLSRRRVMQLLAATMVGSAAVPLNSFSQFVKEEEQTGNLKPVYIPPGKGKKGKIAVNEITFKLGKEQTAGNLGSVETTLFPGYLGAVPHMHQGFDEVCRVLEGTLTIMVGEEIFTVEAGGWHLRPRGMVHSFWNSGKVPAKFIELYLPGGHEE comes from the coding sequence ATGGTTAACAACCAATTAAGCAGGAGAAGGGTAATGCAGTTATTAGCTGCTACAATGGTAGGCAGTGCCGCCGTTCCACTTAATTCTTTTTCTCAATTTGTAAAAGAGGAAGAGCAAACTGGTAACCTTAAGCCTGTGTACATTCCACCTGGTAAAGGAAAGAAAGGAAAGATTGCTGTTAATGAGATCACCTTCAAACTAGGTAAAGAACAAACAGCAGGAAACCTGGGCTCTGTCGAAACAACATTATTTCCCGGCTACCTGGGAGCAGTGCCACATATGCATCAAGGCTTCGATGAAGTATGCCGTGTGCTGGAAGGAACATTGACAATAATGGTAGGTGAAGAAATTTTTACAGTAGAAGCTGGTGGCTGGCATCTGCGTCCACGAGGTATGGTACATAGCTTTTGGAACAGTGGAAAGGTGCCGGCGAAATTCATTGAATTATACCTGCCTGG